The following is a genomic window from candidate division WOR-3 bacterium.
TCTTTGATTCCGGCTATATCACCGGGTAATAAGTCTATTATCCGATAAGAGAATTTTTTTGATTGAATATATCGGGTATACATTCTGAGCAGCATCTCTGCCCAATCACATGATTCTGTGCCGCCTGCCCCGGGGTGAATTGTGAGAAGACAGTTCTTATTATCATCCTCCTTACCAAGCAGTAATTGCATTTCTAAATCTTTAATCTTTTGATTTATACTTTTTAGTTCCTGTTCCGCTCCTTTGAGTGTTTCTTCATCGATATCACTGAGTTCAAAAAGTTCACTTAAAAAATTAATTCCATTGTCTATTTCCGTTAGCATATTCAGATAATGCTGTTTCTGGTCTATCTCAGCCATCACTTTCTGGGCTTGTTCTTTATCATTCCAGAAATCTGGCTGACCGGCTTGTTCCTGGAGTTTTTTTAACTGGGTAGAAAGTTTTACCGGGTCAAAGATACTCCTTGAGGTTATTGTACTTTTTTTTCAACTCCTTTACTTCATTTATAGTAACAGAAACTATCTGCTCTGATTTCTTCATATTTCAAATTACTCCGTCTTCTTTTTTGATGAAGGTTTTGTTCTCTGCTGATATTTCTTAACAAATTTCTCAACTCTACCTGCTGAATCAACGATCTTTTGTTTACCCGTGAAAAATGGGTGGCACCGAGAACATATATCTACCGAAATCTTTTCCTTTGTAGAATATGTCTCTACCCGATTACCACAGGCGCAGGTTATCACACACGGAATATATTTAGGATGGATTCCCTTCTTCATTTTTCAAACCTCCTTTTATGTTGCATCACTCATAGATTCTAAGAATTCTTTATTATTTTTTGTCC
Proteins encoded in this region:
- the rpmE gene encoding 50S ribosomal protein L31, which codes for MKKGIHPKYIPCVITCACGNRVETYSTKEKISVDICSRCHPFFTGKQKIVDSAGRVEKFVKKYQQRTKPSSKKKTE